The nucleotide sequence TTATTAGTGGAATTTCGTGTCAAAAAGACGATGGTAATTCTCCATCGCCTGAACCTACACCTGAACCTACTCCTGTTGAGGAGAAAATATATGAAGGAGAAGTTTCTTTGGAAACTCAAATAGACGTAGAGAATTTTGGGGCAGAAGAATATACAGTGATAACAGGAGAACTTTATATCGGAAGTGACAATACAGATATATCAGATCTAAGTTCATTGGAAACTTTAAGGAAAGTGGAAGGAAGTATCTATATTCTTAAAACAACTGCAGAGAACTTAAAAGGTCTACATAATCTCGATACAATTAATATGGATTTACATATTAATAATAATCACCAACTAAGTAACCTAGAAGGTTTAGAAAGTCTAAAATATATCGATGCTAATTTCAACTTATCTTATAATGATAACCTGGAAAACTTAAAAGGTTTGAGCGAAGTAAGTTCTGTTCACACATTTTATATCCAAGGTAACAAATCCTTGACTTCTCTTTCCGGGATGGAAGCTATAAAGAAAGCTATTTATTATGGTTCGGTTTATAATAATGAATCTTTATCAGATTTATGTGGTATGAAGAATGCCTACCAAAATAGAGAAGAAGAGGATATGGAATGGACAATAGACAAAAATTTATACAACCCTACTCCTGAGGAAATTATTTCAGGAGTTTGTAAAAATTAAAATAAGCTTACCTATTGAAGAAATTGAAAAATCGTGTGATCTTCTATATTAACAGCATCTACAGAAGATTAGAGTTTCTCTGATAAGAAAAATTATTTACAATAATAACGGTTTATCGCTAATAAACGGCCACCATTAATAAGTAAATAATTAACTTGACCAACAAATCTGGTAAGCCAATAAGTGCGGTTCCTTACTTTCCTATCCTACAGCCAGAGCATTAAAGAATTTCAATTAAAAACAAATACGGAAATTATTTATGCAAAAACGGCTAGGTTTAAACTACATTAGCCGGATATGAAAAAGGAATTTATATTAGACCGCTTAAAAATCAGGAAACATGAGTGACCCAACAAATATCTGTTTGTCTTGTGGTCTCTGTTGTGATGGTACTTTAATTGGTTTTGTACAGCTGGAAAGTGAAGAACTCTCACCAGTAAGGAAGATGATGGAAATTGAACAAACGGGTGAAAATGGAATGTTTTTTCTACCCTGTAATGAACTTGGCTGCAATGGTTGTAATATTTATTCTCAAAGACCAAAGGCCTGTAGAAATTTTGAGTGTGGAGTTTTGAAATCTGTCGAAAAAAAGGAGTTGACTTTTGATAAGGCCACTGAAGTGATTGATATAGTAAAACAAAAAAAGATAGCTATTGAAAAACAAGTAGCAATATTACAAATTGAGCTACAATCCAAATCATTCCACTTTAAAATGCTCGAATTGAAAAAGTTATTCCGGAAAGATAAGTCAGAATTATTCTTATCAGAAAGCCATCAGGAATTAAAATTAAAGCTCAGCGAACTTGAAAAATTGTTATCAAAGAGTTTTGGTGTTGCATTTTAACAAATACTACAGGAAAAAAGCTTTTAAAATAGATATAGTGCACAACACTTTGAAATGTGTAAATGTTTCAACCCCTGGTTATTCCTTTTAACTAGTAAAAATAGTTTTTTTGATCGATACTAAAACTAAATTCCTGACTAACCAACCATTCCACGCAAAAACTCACATAAGTCCATACTTTCGTAACCAATCACTGTCGCAAATTAAACTTAATGAAAAGTTATTATTCTTAATTTTATTGATAGAGTTTACTGTAAAAATTAACTTTGATTAGGGTGAAAATTTTTATTACTTCAATTTAAGCCCTCGCTGCGTAGTTGACCGACTTCATTTAGCTAACCATTATAAATCTCTTTTAAAACTACGCTATATAACAGGAGAATAACACAAACCTGATTTAAGAATTTAAAGAAAGAATTATGAAGAAATTAATCTTAAATGATGGACAAAAATTACCAACAGTAGGCTTTGGAACTTATAAATCTGAAGGCCAGGAAGGAATTGAAGCAGTCTCTACCGCTATTTCCAATGGCTATTCGCTAATAGATACTGCTGCAGTTTATGGAAATGAAGAGACTGTTGGAAAGGGGATAAAAGCCAGCGGAGCTTCAAGAGAAGACATTTTTGTAACTACTAAATTATGGCGTGAAAATTTAGGTTATGAATCAACCAAAAAAGAATTTGAAAAATCTCTAACCAGGCTTGACCTGGAATACATTGATCTCTATTTAATTCACTGGCCTGCCAATGCTAAAAATTATGATAATTGGCAAAAAACCAATGCTGATACCTGGAGAGCAATGGAAGAATTACAAG is from Salegentibacter mishustinae and encodes:
- a CDS encoding receptor L domain-containing protein — protein: MKKLFLLLLLFISGISCQKDDGNSPSPEPTPEPTPVEEKIYEGEVSLETQIDVENFGAEEYTVITGELYIGSDNTDISDLSSLETLRKVEGSIYILKTTAENLKGLHNLDTINMDLHINNNHQLSNLEGLESLKYIDANFNLSYNDNLENLKGLSEVSSVHTFYIQGNKSLTSLSGMEAIKKAIYYGSVYNNESLSDLCGMKNAYQNREEEDMEWTIDKNLYNPTPEEIISGVCKN
- a CDS encoding YkgJ family cysteine cluster protein, which translates into the protein MSDPTNICLSCGLCCDGTLIGFVQLESEELSPVRKMMEIEQTGENGMFFLPCNELGCNGCNIYSQRPKACRNFECGVLKSVEKKELTFDKATEVIDIVKQKKIAIEKQVAILQIELQSKSFHFKMLELKKLFRKDKSELFLSESHQELKLKLSELEKLLSKSFGVAF